Genomic DNA from Haloplanus sp. HW8-1:
GAACGGAAACTCCGCGACGCCCGCCGGTTCAACGAGGAACTGGTCGAGAACGCCCCCTTCGGGATGTTCCGCCTCGACGAGGACCTCCGAATCACCTACGAGAACCCGCGTGCGGAGGAGATCATCGGCCTGCCCGACGGGAAAGCGGAGTCGGACGCCATGGGTGTGGACATCAGCGAACTCCCGCCGATCGTCGAGACGGGGCAGGCCGACCTGTTCAAACGACTGCCGAACGGCGAGACGATCGAGTTCGCGTTCCCCTTCGAGTCGATCTACGGCAAGGAGGCGTACTTCACGGGGCGTGCCGTCCCGGTGTATCGCGACGGCGAGTTCGACGGCGCGATCCTGATGGCCACCGACATCTCGGAGCGCAGACAGTACGAACGGGAACTGGAACGCCAGCGCGAGCAGTTGGCCGCACTCGACGAACTCAACGACGTCGTGCGTGGCATCACCGAGGCGGTCATCGAGCAGTCCACCCGTGAGGAGATCGAACAGGTCGTCTGCGAACGCCTGGCGGACTCCGACTCGTATCGTCTCGCCTGGATCGGCGCGGTGAGGGCTGGACCGGAACTGGAACCACGGGTAGAGGTCGGGACCGACGGCTACCTCGACGACCTCCCGTTCTCGCCCGACCCGGACGGGGCGACGGATCGAGGGCCGGTCGGCGACGCCCTCCACAGTCAGGAGATCCGGATCGTCCGGAACGCCCGCGAGGCCGACGACGAGTCGGTCCGGGAGCGTGCGCGTGCGTTCGAGTACCGGTCCGCGGCCGTGATCCCGATCGTCCATCAGGAGGCGCTCTACGGGATCCTCGGCGTCTGCTCTGAGCGCCCCGACGCGTTCGCCGAGGCGGAGCGGGAGGTCGTCGGGCAGTTGGGTGACGTGATCGGACACGCCATCGCCGCGATCGATCGGAAACGCGCGCTCATGAGCGAGGAGGTCGTCGAACTCGACATCCGGGTACCGAGGCTGCTTCAGTCCCACGGCCTCCCGGCGCCGAACGACGGCGAGATCACGATCGAGCGGCTGACGCCCCTGGCCGGCGACGAGTATCTCGCGTACGGGACCGCGACCGGCGACGCCACGACGACGCTTCCCCTCTTCGGCGAGCACCTCCCGAACTGGACCGACGTGCGCACGTTCGACGAGACGGGATCCCAGGTGCGGTTCGAGGGACGTCTGACCGGTGCGCCGATGACCTCGATCCTCGCGGACCACGGGGGGAACTTCGAGCGCGGACGGATCGAGGACGGCAGCTACGCCGCGACGATCCAGCTACCACCCGGGACGGACGTACGGCGCGTCGTCGACGCCATCCAGGAGACGTACCCGACCGTTCGCGTCGCCCGTCAGCAACGGGTCGCACGCGAGGCGCCGTCGTCGGAACCGTTGCTGAGCGTCCTCGCGGAGGACCTGACCGAACGACAGCGGGTGGCGCTCGAAACGGGGTATTTCGGGGGCTTTTTCGACTGGCCGCGGCTCAGATCCGGCGAGGAGGTCGCGGATTCGATCGGCATCGGCGCCTCGACTTTCCACCAGCACGTGCGAAAGGCGGAGAAGAAGCTCCTCGATGCGGTGTTCGCCGACCGATAGCGACGATCACATATTTTGGGCGCCTGAATTATGCGCCTGTGCAGTGTGTCGTCTTGCATGGACAGTGAGCCGGAACCACCTCGGGGGGGGACGGAGTATCCTGCGGTGTCGTCGATACTCGGGGACCGCCGCCACCGTCTGACGGTCGCGATTTTACTGGAGCGGTCACGGCCAACGACGATCCACGACCTCGGCGTTCGACTCGCAGCCCGGGAGGCCGACGTCCCGCCGGCTGACGTCACCGCCGCGGAGAGCCGCTCGATTCGTGTCGACCTCGAACATCGGTGTCTCCCGAAACTCGAAGCGGTCGGCTGGATCGAACGCCGATCCGAAGGGGTCGTCGCCGCCGAGCCACCGTCTCTCGGGATCGAGGCGCTGTCGCTCCCCGACTTTCGGGACCCCGACCATCCCTCGTGGGACGCCATCGGCGTCCTCCTCGCACGGCCGCGTCGGCTGGATCTGGTGGCGATCCTGGCCGACCGGCGGCACCCACTCTCCCTGGACGATCTGATCGCCGAACTCCGCTCGTCCTCCCACCGGGACTGGCCCGACGACGACCGCACCCTGTCGACGACCCTCCACCACGTCGATCTGCCGGCGTTGGCGGCGGCCGGGCTGATCGAGTACGACGCCGACGACGGGATGGTCGCCCGCACCCGTCGCCTGTTGACGTTCGTCGAGCGGACGGCGTTCGATACCGACGCGCTCGAACTCGCGTCGGGGTGATCGACGTGGGCGGCGTCTCCGCCCGCCCGTGTCCTGCGATGTCGGCGGCCCGACTACTCCCGCGTGGGGACGCTGTCGGTGACGACGAGCAGAATGACGAGTCCGAGGAGCGCGAGCAGGACGACGGCGACTCGGACGTCAAGCAACAGGTCGACCGCGGCGGTGATGCCGGTCTCGTGGGCGATCTCGACCGTCTCACTCCGGACGACGCCGAACGGCGGGACGTGGACGGCTGTCAGGATCGCGACGACGACGACGAGCAGATAATCGAGACCGTCTCTCTCGCGCATTCGTCCGACATGGGTCGGCCCCCGGCTTAAACGTCGTGGCCCGCGTCTCAGAGAAGTATCCCCGACTGTAGGAGGGCGATGAGGGCCGTGAGGAGGGGAACGCTCAGGATCGTCGTGACGAGGACGGTCGTGCTGACGAACTCCGCGACAGAGAGGCCGTCGACGGTGGACTCACCCCCGAACTCGACGACGAGCAGAAGGGGGGTGATGGCCGCCGGCGTCGCACACTCGAGGACGAACGTGCGTGCGACGGTGGGGTTCCCGAACCCGACGAGAAGGGCGATGCCGGCGCCGACGACGGGCGCGACGACCATCTTCAGGAGTGTCGCCGTACCGACGCTCGACAGCGCCGCTCCGAAGTCGGTGTCCGCGAGTTGGATACCGAGAATCAGGAGGAGCAGCGGAATCGCGGCGTTACCGACGAGTTCGACCGTCGCCATCGCAGTGCCGTCGACGGGCGGGACGAGTCCGAAGTAGCGCGCGAGGAGGGCGGCGACGACGGCGTAGACGAGCGGAATCTCGAGGGCGCGCTTCATGCCGGCGAGTCCGCGGGACCCGCCGCTTCGCTGGGCGATGTAGATGCCGCCGGTGTAGACGAGGATCGCCTGGACGGTCAGGTAGATGACCGCGGTGTTCCGTCCGTCGGGGCCGAAGGCGAACCCCGAGAGCGGGATGCCGTAGTTGCCGGAGTTGGGGAAGGCGCTGACGAGGACGAGTGCGCTCAGGATGGGTTCGCGCACGTCCGTGAGTCGGCCGACGGCCTCCGCGACGACGACCATCACGAACAGGTAGGCCGCGGTGGCGACGCCGATGCGGGCCAGCGTCGATCCCGCGAGCGTCGCGGTGGTGATGCTGTGGAAGATGAGCGCGGGGACGAGGACGTACACCGTGACGGTGTTCAGGGGCGCGATGTCGACGTCGCGGAGGCGACCGAGAGCTACCCCGACCCCCGCGAGAGTGATGATGGGAAGGATCGCCGTCGCGAAGATCGAGAGCAGCGAACTCACGCGGGGGCTCCCGGGGGGAACGCCGTCTGTCGTCCCCGCCACGAGGGCGGCGCCGTTCGGCGCGGGTGGCGCACGTCAGGCCAGTTGCCAGGCGCCGTCCGCCGATTCGACGACGCCCCGGCGCTCCATCTCCGCGAGCACCTCGTCGAGGCGGTCGGGTTGAGCGATCTCCATCTCGATGCGCTGGATGTCGTGGTAGGTCGCCAGATAGCGCCGGATGTCCGCCCGTTCGAACCGCTTGTCGTCGGCGCGTTCCATGACCCCCTGGATCAGGTCGATCATGTCCTCGATGAAGTTCCACGGGTAGACGATCCACGCCCACTCCTCTAGGCGCTCGCCGACGAAATCGGGGTCGAACTCGCTGGTGTCGAGGAGTTGGAGGGTGGCCGTCCGGACCGCCGAGGGGTCGCGCTCGACGACGTACTCGTGGGCGTGGTGGAGCGACTCGCCGGTGTCGGCGATATCGTCGACGATCAGTACGTCCTTGCCCTCGACGCTCCCCTCGGGCATCGGATACCGCACCTCGGGATCGGACGCCTTCGCCGCCGTGCCGACGTAGTGTTCCATCTTCAGGCTGGTGAGGTCGTCAAGCCCGAGGAAGTCACAGCAACACCGGCCGGCGAACCAGCCGCCGCGGGCGAGGGCGACGATCACGTCCGGGTCGAACTCCGCGCTCCGAACCTCGTCGGCGACGTCCCGACAGAGGCCGTAAATGTACTCCCAGTTGGTGATCGTGCAGGTGAAGTCGTCCGGGAGGTCGCTCATGGACACGACTCCCACGCGCGTCGGGTAAGGGTTTACGGGACGCGCCGAACCCCCAACGTCTTGTCCTCCGCGCCACAGGACGGTGCCATGGATCTGGATACGCGCCGGACGCTCCTGATCGACGCCTTCACGGACGAACCGCTCGCCGGCAACGCGGCGGGTGTCGTCCCTGACGCCGCGGGTCTCGCCGCCGACCAGATGCAGGCCATCGCCCGCGAACTCTCGGCCAGCGAGACCGCCTTCCTCACCGACGATGCCGACGCCGACCGCCGGATTCGCTACTTCACGCCGACCCAGGAGGTCGACCTCTGTGGCCACGCGACCGTCGCGAGTCTGGCCCTCCTCCACGAGGAGGGCGCCCTCGACGCCGGCGAGGGGTCGCTCCGGACGAACGTCGGCGTCCTCGACGTCGCGGTGACCGAGGACGGGGTAGCGTGGATGACCCAGGACGAGCCGACGGTCGAGGTGGTCGATCTGGACCACGACCACGCTGGCTCGGCGCTCGGCGTCGATCCGGCGGCGCTGCGCGACGTGGGCGCCGACCTCCCCGCCGCCGTCGCCTCGACGGGCCTCCCCTTCCTGATCGTGCCGGTGAACTTCCTCGAACACCTCGGAAACGCCGACCCCGACATGGACGTACTGGCGGCGCTGGCGGCCGATCACGGCGCTACGGGGGTCTACGCCTTTACCTTCGATACGCTGGAGGCCGACTCGACGCTGCACGGGCGGATGTTCGCGCCGGGCGCCGGCGTGCCGGAGGATCCCGTCACTGGCACCGCGAGCGGTGCCTGCGGGGCGTACCTCCACGCCGTCGACGCCTTCGACGACCCGCCCGACGAGATGCGGTTCGAGCAGGGACATTTCGTCGACCGGTCCGGGATCGTCAGGGTGCGCGTGGCCGACGACGTCCGCGTGGGCGGGCGCGCGGTGACGGCACTCGACGGATCGATCACCGTCCCGCCGGCCGACGAGGACGACATTCTGGAGGCGTGACGACGCCGGGGTCCGGCAAACGGTCGATCGCGGGCTATCGCCGCAGAGAGTTCCTCTTCCGCCGGATACGTTCGTCGATCCCGGACCCGGCCGATGGCCGCCGTTGCGCGGTTCGAAACCTTCTTTATCGCTCTGGTGGGAGTTGCGGATACCAAATGGCTGTAGCTTGGCTGGAGGACGTGCGATCCACCGATCTGGGGACGGTCGGTGGGAAGGCGGCGTCGCTCGGCGAACTCACGGAGGCCGGGTTGCCCGTCCCGCCGGGATTCGTCGTGACGGCCGACACCTATCGAACGTTCATCGAGGAGGCTGGCATCGACGAGGAACTGTTCGAGGCCGTCGACGTCGACAGCGAGGATTCGGCGGCGCTCGCGGCGGGCCACGAACGCGCCCACGAACTCATCACGGGGACGGACGTTCCCGCGTCGGTGCGTGAGGAGATCCTCGACGCCTACCGGTCGATCGGCGACGGTGAGGCGTTCGTGGCCGTCCGCTCGTCGGCCACGGCCGAGGACCTCCCCGACGCCTCCTTCGCCGGGCAACAGGAGACGTTCCTCAACGTCACCGAGGACGACCTCGTCGAACGGGTCAAGGAGTGCTGGGCGTCGCTGTTCTCCCAGCGGGCCATCTACTACCGGAACAAGCAGGGGTTCCCACACGACGAGGTCGACATCGCCGTCGTCGTCCAGACGATGGTCGACGCCGAGAAGAGCGGCGTCATGTTCACGAGCCACCCCTCGACCGGCGATCCCCGGATCATCATCGAGGCTGCGTGGGGCCTCGGCGAGGCGGTCGTCTCCGGTTCCGTCTCCCCGGACAACTACGTCGTCGACCGGGAGACGGGCGAGGTCGAGACGGCGACCATCGCCACGAAGAAGCTAATGCACGTCAAAGACGACGAGACGGGCGAGACCGTCGAGCGCGAGGTGCCTGCGGACAAGCGGGACCAGCGCGTGCTCACCGACGCCGAGATCGAGCGACTGGTGGAACTCGGCAGGCGGGTCGAGGACCACTACGGCGACCCACAGGACGTGGAGTGGGCGGTCGCGGGCGGCGAGGTGTACATGCTCCAGTCCCGACCGATCACGACCATCGACGACGACGCCGGCGACGAGGCCGACGCGGGCGACGAGGGCGACGGTGACCACCTACTGACGGGACTCGGGGCCAGTCCGGGGACCGCGAGCGGCGCCGTCCGGATCGTCACGAAACTCGACCACCTCGATCAGGTGAGCGACGGCGACGTGATCGTCACCGAGATGACGATGCCGGACATGGTGCCCGCGATGAAACGGGCGTCGGCCATCGTCACCGACGAGGGGGGGATGACTTCCCACGCGGCCATCATCTCCCGGGAACTGGGCGTGCCGGCGATCGTCGGCACCGGCAGCGCCACTCGCGTCCTCGAGGACGGACAGGTCATCACCGTCGACGGCGAGCGGGGGACCGTCCGCGAGGGCCAAAGCGTGGCGGCCGACGCCGCGCCCACGACCGAATCGGCGCCGGCCGAGTCGGGGAGCGACGGTCCGTCGGCGGCCCCGGCCTCGAAGCCCACCCCCAACACGGCCACCGAGGTGAAGGTGAACGTCTCCATCCCCGAGGCCGCCGAACGGGCGGCCGCGACCGGCGCCGACGGTGTCGGCCTCCTGCGGATCGAGCATCTGGTCCTCTCGCTCGGCAAGACGCCGGAACGGTTCATCCGGGACGAGGGCGCCGACGCCTACGTGACGGCGCTGACCGAGGGCGTCCGGAAGGTGGCCGAGGAGTTCTATCCCCGGTCCGTCCGGGTGCGCACGCTCGATGCTCCGACCGACGAGTTCCGGCAACTCGAGGGTGGCGACGAGGAACCCCACGAACACAACCCGATGCTCGGCTACCGGGGGATCCGCCGTAGCCTCGACCGCCCCGACGCGTTCGAATACGAACTCGAGGCGTTCAAGCGCCTCTACGAGAAGGGCTACGAGAACCTCGAGATCATGTTCCCGCTCGTCAACGACGGCACCGACGTCGCTCGCGCCCGGGAACACATGGCGGCAGTCGGCATCGACCCCGAGAAACGCGAGTGGGGCGTGATGGTCGAGACGCCGGCAAGCGCCATCGGGATCGACGACATCGTCGACGAAGGCGTCGATTTCGTCTCCTTCGGGACGAACGACCTCACCCAGTACACGCTCGCGGTCGACCGCAACAACGAACACGTCTCGGATCGGTTCGACGAACTCCACCCCACGGTGCTCGATCTGATCGGCGAGGTCATCGAGAGCTGTCGGGCGGCGGACGTGGACACGAGTATCTGTGGCCAGGCCGGTTCCCATCCCGAGATGGTCGATTTCCTCGTCCGGAAGGGTGTCACCTCCATCAGTGCCAACATCGATGCGGTCGGCGATGTACTGGAGACCGCCGACAAGGTCGAGCGGCGTCTGATCCTCGAATCGGTGCGCTGAGAGCGGAACGGCTATACCCCGCCGTCGGTAGCCGTTAGGTATGCAGCAGGCGGCTCCACAGTCGTTCGATCGCGTCCTCTCGAGCATGTGTACGCGCCCCCACCCGACCGCGCGCGACGCGGCCGAACGATTCCTCGCGACCAACCCCGGCGATCCCGACACCTACCGGACCGTCGCCGACCTGGAGACGAGGGTGATCGCGGGGCTGGGCGAACTG
This window encodes:
- a CDS encoding bacterio-opsin activator domain-containing protein — its product is MVSRSPGDIYAETLAVFDRDRYEPLTTPEVAAALDAERRTVYERLRTLADRGELETKTTGSNSRVWWRPPTEDGTRDGRDSEPRSRAMASVMDGVGIVGEDGTYRYVNEPHVEVYGYDDPEDFVGENWRMCYDEAELDRFEAEILPTLSEEGSWRGETIGERKDGSTFPQELSLTVADDGGILCVVRDITDRKEDERKLRDARRFNEELVENAPFGMFRLDEDLRITYENPRAEEIIGLPDGKAESDAMGVDISELPPIVETGQADLFKRLPNGETIEFAFPFESIYGKEAYFTGRAVPVYRDGEFDGAILMATDISERRQYERELERQREQLAALDELNDVVRGITEAVIEQSTREEIEQVVCERLADSDSYRLAWIGAVRAGPELEPRVEVGTDGYLDDLPFSPDPDGATDRGPVGDALHSQEIRIVRNAREADDESVRERARAFEYRSAAVIPIVHQEALYGILGVCSERPDAFAEAEREVVGQLGDVIGHAIAAIDRKRALMSEEVVELDIRVPRLLQSHGLPAPNDGEITIERLTPLAGDEYLAYGTATGDATTTLPLFGEHLPNWTDVRTFDETGSQVRFEGRLTGAPMTSILADHGGNFERGRIEDGSYAATIQLPPGTDVRRVVDAIQETYPTVRVARQQRVAREAPSSEPLLSVLAEDLTERQRVALETGYFGGFFDWPRLRSGEEVADSIGIGASTFHQHVRKAEKKLLDAVFADR
- a CDS encoding DUF7344 domain-containing protein, which translates into the protein MDSEPEPPRGGTEYPAVSSILGDRRHRLTVAILLERSRPTTIHDLGVRLAAREADVPPADVTAAESRSIRVDLEHRCLPKLEAVGWIERRSEGVVAAEPPSLGIEALSLPDFRDPDHPSWDAIGVLLARPRRLDLVAILADRRHPLSLDDLIAELRSSSHRDWPDDDRTLSTTLHHVDLPALAAAGLIEYDADDGMVARTRRLLTFVERTAFDTDALELASG
- a CDS encoding AEC family transporter, producing the protein MSSLLSIFATAILPIITLAGVGVALGRLRDVDIAPLNTVTVYVLVPALIFHSITTATLAGSTLARIGVATAAYLFVMVVVAEAVGRLTDVREPILSALVLVSAFPNSGNYGIPLSGFAFGPDGRNTAVIYLTVQAILVYTGGIYIAQRSGGSRGLAGMKRALEIPLVYAVVAALLARYFGLVPPVDGTAMATVELVGNAAIPLLLLILGIQLADTDFGAALSSVGTATLLKMVVAPVVGAGIALLVGFGNPTVARTFVLECATPAAITPLLLVVEFGGESTVDGLSVAEFVSTTVLVTTILSVPLLTALIALLQSGILL
- a CDS encoding phosphoribosyltransferase; translation: MSDLPDDFTCTITNWEYIYGLCRDVADEVRSAEFDPDVIVALARGGWFAGRCCCDFLGLDDLTSLKMEHYVGTAAKASDPEVRYPMPEGSVEGKDVLIVDDIADTGESLHHAHEYVVERDPSAVRTATLQLLDTSEFDPDFVGERLEEWAWIVYPWNFIEDMIDLIQGVMERADDKRFERADIRRYLATYHDIQRIEMEIAQPDRLDEVLAEMERRGVVESADGAWQLA
- a CDS encoding PhzF family phenazine biosynthesis protein; amino-acid sequence: MDTRRTLLIDAFTDEPLAGNAAGVVPDAAGLAADQMQAIARELSASETAFLTDDADADRRIRYFTPTQEVDLCGHATVASLALLHEEGALDAGEGSLRTNVGVLDVAVTEDGVAWMTQDEPTVEVVDLDHDHAGSALGVDPAALRDVGADLPAAVASTGLPFLIVPVNFLEHLGNADPDMDVLAALAADHGATGVYAFTFDTLEADSTLHGRMFAPGAGVPEDPVTGTASGACGAYLHAVDAFDDPPDEMRFEQGHFVDRSGIVRVRVADDVRVGGRAVTALDGSITVPPADEDDILEA
- the ppsA gene encoding phosphoenolpyruvate synthase, yielding MAVAWLEDVRSTDLGTVGGKAASLGELTEAGLPVPPGFVVTADTYRTFIEEAGIDEELFEAVDVDSEDSAALAAGHERAHELITGTDVPASVREEILDAYRSIGDGEAFVAVRSSATAEDLPDASFAGQQETFLNVTEDDLVERVKECWASLFSQRAIYYRNKQGFPHDEVDIAVVVQTMVDAEKSGVMFTSHPSTGDPRIIIEAAWGLGEAVVSGSVSPDNYVVDRETGEVETATIATKKLMHVKDDETGETVEREVPADKRDQRVLTDAEIERLVELGRRVEDHYGDPQDVEWAVAGGEVYMLQSRPITTIDDDAGDEADAGDEGDGDHLLTGLGASPGTASGAVRIVTKLDHLDQVSDGDVIVTEMTMPDMVPAMKRASAIVTDEGGMTSHAAIISRELGVPAIVGTGSATRVLEDGQVITVDGERGTVREGQSVAADAAPTTESAPAESGSDGPSAAPASKPTPNTATEVKVNVSIPEAAERAAATGADGVGLLRIEHLVLSLGKTPERFIRDEGADAYVTALTEGVRKVAEEFYPRSVRVRTLDAPTDEFRQLEGGDEEPHEHNPMLGYRGIRRSLDRPDAFEYELEAFKRLYEKGYENLEIMFPLVNDGTDVARAREHMAAVGIDPEKREWGVMVETPASAIGIDDIVDEGVDFVSFGTNDLTQYTLAVDRNNEHVSDRFDELHPTVLDLIGEVIESCRAADVDTSICGQAGSHPEMVDFLVRKGVTSISANIDAVGDVLETADKVERRLILESVR